From Hylaeus volcanicus isolate JK05 chromosome 2, UHH_iyHylVolc1.0_haploid, whole genome shotgun sequence, the proteins below share one genomic window:
- the LOC128884753 gene encoding hamartin, producing MNINSVGIADLFNLLESNKLGEVEEIKKVFHELFLCTKDNWLVNGLFDYYLSTNSSRAVEVLAGVRDPHDKHLLDRLSEALSKPGSSSQRIQTLTLLGHIVRRQPTWLYKLAGHALFRDLLKLLKMEADTLSLMSALLLLVMLLPMLPAALGPYLSEIFDVFGRLASYYHHQSLSLFATPMHFTLTTAGTIDKNHLYLLHLQVGLYSLFHRLYAMYPCNFISYLKQQYIQRDQLATFTHTIRPMLDSVRMHPLLVTASKDAEISAARWKKMEHHDVMAECGRFTLDKCREEVFNAVNSRSTPPLDHSSMYTSINASGGVAPLEATSNGEDDTFWSPSMSVPPLSPPYPATSHEQRSAPSTPNNNRSGTSPPEAAVEATPETTPVKDLRKLSAKQVPVGSAAVRALSAFGNGTVGSNSRPSTPVPLNPSASATTSFTIGSGDGSNAHGFLSHRISKIIADRQGVSQPRPSGNVDENGRFSEVDTNQNGKNDSWQEDQEVLEIVSSQAAGKHDCSKYVERHQNSNEKMQNAFGRVYQLRLYSQCQAPAQYSNSSSICKVRKSKSCPDMDIQNQVNVDKTTNELKEIGRKRLEEIGTQTSDNLPYEYLLLGILDQKNQMNVQKRVQQDAEYRLSPTAMLDRYVEACTRTSSNVSGDKMRANPIKQKHRKENDNEDEPGEEDGLDAACASQLLQLMQIQLQFERQRREVHAERNRRLLGKLRDSRALEEHNYALTDRLKMMEKEVEALKAELERNKREACQAEQQYKEALHHWQTKCVEEERQNQTVKDLLQSVEVELKNEQKKLVECEQRLRSTDASLFDAGHRLRVALKAADRSKELERTLDTVQKKFLLLGEAQAKLQESTGGLSPMSKQEATQIQRSYAEELTNLRRQLESRTSLVEALKVRLGELENKDARKEAQLVELQRLLQETKDQHESELEAVESKYKAQVEINLLLESRILELHGTLEQATNSATAMNNLASSASPKERSPPLSASLASSSEGSLAFIHSGTGIMMNDCCDTAGEISNLQVIVEPVPVQATSPSHHSQLKRNPKQD from the exons ATGAACATCAATTCCGTAGGCATTGCCGATCTCTTTAACCTATTAGAATCCAACAAGCTCGGGGAAgtagaagaaataaagaaagtattCCACGAACTTTTTCTCTGTA CGAAAGACAATTGGTTGGTCAATGGCCTTTTCGACTATTATCTGTCTACAAATTCTTCGCGAGCCGTCGAAGTATTAGCCGGCGTTCGAGATCCGCATGACAAGCATCTATTAGATCGTTTATCCGAAGCTCTTTCCAAACCTGGAAGCAGCAGCCAAAGAATTCAAACTCTTACTTTACTAGGTCATATTGTTCGTCGCCAACCAACTTGGCTGTATAAACTTGCAGGTCATGCTTTATTTCGGGATTTGCTGAAGTTACTTAAG ATGGAAGCAGATACATTATCCCTCATGAGCGCTCTTCTTCTGTTGGTAATGCTATTACCAATGTTACCAGCTGCTTTAGGGCCGTACCTCTCAGAAATTTTTGACGTGTTCGGCCGATTGGCTTCATATTACCATCATCAGTCGTTGTCTTTGTTTGCTACTCCTATGCATTTTACTCTTACGACAGCAGGaactatcgataaaaatcatttatatttattacatctaCAA GTGGGACTGTACAGTTTATTCCACAGACTATATGCCATGTATCCTTGCAACTTCATCTCATATTTGAAACAACAATATATTCAGCGAGACCAACTGGCTACTTTTACTCATACAATTAGGCCAATGTTGGATTCAGTGCGTATGCATCCATTACTCGTTACTGCATCTAAAGATGCAGAGATTTCTGCCGCTAG GtggaaaaaaatggaacaCCACGATGTTATGGCAGAATGTGGTCGGTTCACGTTAGACAAATGTCGGGAGGAAGTATTCAACGCTGTAAATTCACGCTCTACGCCGCCCTtag ATCACTCTTCTATGTATACCTCAATAAACGCTAGCGGAGGTGTAGCACCATTAGAAGCTACCAGCAATGGCGAAGATGATACATTTTGGTCTCCAAGTATGTCGGTGCCACCGCTTAGCCCTCCGTATCCAGCTACATCTCACGAACAACGATCTGCTCCTTCAACGCCCAATAACAACAGAAGTGGCACATCTCCGCCAGAAGCTGCGGTTGAAGCCACACCCGAAACAACTCCCGTTAAA GATTTACGGAAATTATCAGCAAAACAAGTACCTGTGGGATCTGCCGCAGTACGTGCTCTTTCCGCGTTCGGTAACGGTACAGTGGGATCGAATTCTCGACCGTCGACACCTGTTCCCTTAAATCCATCAGCGTCCGCGACAACCAGCTTTACAATTGGAAGCGGGGATGGAAGCAACGCGCATGGATTCCTTTCGCACAGGATAAGTAAAATCATAGCGGATAGGCAAGGCGTTAGCCAACCGAGGCCGTCCGGGAACGTTGACGAAAACGGGAGATTTTCAGAAGTGGATACTAATCAGAATGGAAAAAACGATTCTTGGCAGGAAGATCAAGAG GTTTTAGAAATTGTAAGCTCTCAAGCTGCTGGGAAACACGATTGCTCGAAATACGTTGAACGACACCAAAACAGCAatgagaaaatgcaaaatgcTTTCGGGAGGGTTTATCAACTGCGTTTGTATTCTCAGTGTCAAGCCCCGGCACAATATTCGAATTCTAGTTCTATTTGCAAG GTTCGGAAAAGTAAATCTTGCCCGGATATGGATATCCAGAATCAAGTTAACGTTGACAAAACAACGAATGAATTGAAAGAGATCGGGAGAAAACGATTGGAAGAGATTGGAACTCAAACGTCTGATAACCTCCCGTACGAATATCTGCTGCTGGGCATTTTAGAtcaaaaaaatcaaatgaatGTACAGAAACGCGTTCAACAAGATGCTGAATACAGATTGTCGCCAACTGCGATGCTCGATCGATACGTCGAAGCTTGCACACGTACCAGTAGTAATGTTTCCGGTGACAAAATGA GGGCTAATCCAATCAAACAGAAGCACAGGAAAGAGAACGACAACGAAGACGAACCTGGGGAGGAAGATGGTTTAGACGCTGCATGTGCAAGCCAACTGTTACAACTCATGCAAATTCAATTGCAGTTCGAACGACAACGTAGAGAAGTTCACGCCGAACGTAATCGAAGACTTCTCGGTAAACTGAGGGATTCGCGCGCGTTAGAAGAGCATAATTATGCGTTG ACTGATCGATtgaaaatgatggaaaaaGAAGTAGAGGCTTTGAAGGCTGAATTAGAACGTAACAAGAGAGAAGCTTGTCAAGCTGAACAACAATACAAAGAGGCATTGCATCATTGGCAAACTAAG tgTGTAGAAGAAGAACGACAGAATCAGACGGTTAAGGATCTTCTTCAATCTGTCGAAGTCGAATTGAAGAACGAACAAAAGAAGTTGGTGGAATGTGAACAGCGACTTCGTTCCACGGACGCTTCCCTTTTCGATGCGGGGCATCGATTGAGGGTAGCGTTGAAAGCTGCGGATCGTAGTAAAGAATTAGAACGGACTCTCGATACCGtacaaaagaaattccttCTGCTCGGAGAG GCGCAAGCGAAACTGCAAGAAAGTACGGGTGGTCTTTCGCCGATGAGTAAACAAGAAGCAACGCAGATACAAAGATCGTACGCGGAAGAATTAACTA ATTTACGACGACAATTGGAGTCGCGAACATCTCTCGTAGAAGCTTTGAAAGTGCGTCTAGGCGAACTAGAAAATAAAGACGCTCGAAAGGAAGCGCAACTCGTAGAGTTGCAACGACTTTTACAGGAAACGAAAGATCAACACGAGTCCGAGTTAGAGGCCGTCGAGTCGAAATATAAAGCGCAAGTCGAAATCAATCTTCTTCTTGAAAGTCGTATACTCGAGCTTCATGGGACATTGGAACAGGCAACGAATAGTGCCACTGCTATGAATAATCTTGCTTCTTCGGCATCACCTAAAGAGAGATCACCTCCACTGTCGGCCAGTTTAGCTTCTTCCAGTGAAGGAAGCCTTGCCTTTATTCATTCAGGTACTGGAATTATGATGAATGACTGTTGTGATACCGCAGGCGAAATTTCTAATCTTCAAGTCATCGTCGAGCCTGTCCCAGTTCAGGCGACTTCACCGTCTCACCATAGTCAACTGAAACGAAATCCTAAACAAGACTAA